CGAAAAGGCCGATCTTTCCTCGCTGGCAACCGACGCGCGCAAATCGGGTGTAAGCACCAGGCTGATCGTCGCCGCCGCGAACTCGCAGCTCAGCAATGGCAAGGCGGCGACAGCCGAAGAGCTCTACGCGCTAGCCCTGCAAAAGCCGGACGTGGACAAGGCCGAGGCGCTCACCCGCATGGGCATCGCGCAGATCGACCAGGGTAAGTACGACGAGGCGCAGGCCACTTTCGCGAAGGTCGATGGCGACCAGTCGCGCAAGAACATCGCCCAGCTGTGGTCGATCTACGCCGCGCAGCAGGCCGCGGGTTCGACCGGGGCAACCGCCTCTGCGGCGACCGGCAGCTGATCGCTCCGGCCCGCAATCCAAGGGCTAAGATTGACGGCGCGGCTCCCAAAACGGGGCCGCGCCTTTTTCTTATCAACCGTCAGCGCAGTCGCTTGACGTAAAGCTGGTTGTCCTCACCCCGGCGCAGTTCGAACCGGTCGAGCGAGCGGACCAGTTCGGACAACCGCTTGAACCCGAAGTTGCGCACATCGAAGCTTGACCGGTTGCCCGCGATCTGGCCGACCTCCTGCAACCGGGCGAAGCCGTCCTCGTCCCGGCTGGATGCCTTCCATGCGTCGCCCAGCAGCGTGATGACGTCCTCGTCCACCCGCTCGCCCTCGTCGCTGGGGGCCGAGCCGCCCCCGTTGCGCTGCTCGCCCTTCATCAGCTTGTCGATATCGATGAACCGGGTGCAGGCACTCTGTAGCGCCTCTGGCGTCTTCTTGTCGCCGAAGCAATAGACGGGCAGCCCGTCCTGCCTCAGCCGGGTCACCAGCGGGGTGAAGTCGCTGTCCGAGCTCATGATCCCGAACCCGTCGACCTTGCCCTGATAGAGCAGGTCGACCGCGTCGATGGTCATCGCCATGTCGGTCGCGTTCTTGCCGCGGGTCAGGTCGAACTGCTGGTGCGGCTGGATGCCGAACCGGTTGGTGATGTCGCCCCATTTCTTGAGCGCATCCTTCGCCCAGTTGCCATAGGCGCGGCGGATATTGACCTGCCCCAGTTCGGCCAGCACTGTCAGCACGGCGTTGATACCTGACGGATTGACATTGTCGGCATCGATCAGCAGCGCGATATTCTTCGCGTCCATTTCGGACATTATCATCTCTCCGGTGTTACGCGACGATCAGGTGATGGCGCTGAACTTGCCGCTCTCGTCGTCGAGCAGATGCAGCAGACCGTCGCTGATCGCGAAATAGGCACCGCGCAGGCTCAGATCGCCGCGCCCCTCCTTGGCCTGCACGCAAGGGAAGGTGCGCAGGTTCTCCAGGCTGACCTTGACCGCTTCCATTTCCATCGCACGGCGAGCTTCCTTGCCTTCCGTGCCCTGCTGCTCGGTCACCTTGTCGCGGGCACCGTCGAGCAGCTTGATCCATTGGGCGATGAAGCCGCCATTGCCGGGCTCTGTGCCTTCCATGGAGCGGCTCAGCGCCGCCTCGCACCCGCCGCACATGCCGTGGCCCATGACCACGATTTCCTTCACCTTCAGCACCTGGACCGCGAATTCCAGCGCGGCGGAAACGCCGTGTTGGCCGGGCGTCGTCTCGAACGGGGGGACCAGGGCGGCAACGTTGCGCACCACGAAGATCTGCCCCGGATCGACATCGAAGATCTGCGCGGGATCGACGCGGCTGTCGGAACAAGCGATGACCATCACTTGGGGGTTCTGCCCCTGCCGCAGTTCGGCCCAGCGCTTGCGATATGGGGCCCAGCCTTTTTCGCGAAAATCGCGGTATCCCTTGATCAGGGCATCGAGGTCCGGTGAGTCGGTCTGGATCATGCCCGTTCCCATGCCTGCCGCCATTGCCAGTGGCAAGGGCGATGCCTAAGTGGGCGACCATGAACGATCTCTCCTCGGCTCCTACGACACCGGCCGACCGGCCGCAGCGCACGCGCAAACCCGACTGGATCCGGGTGAAGGCACCGGTCGGCAAGGGCTATCACGAGACGCGCAAGCTGATGCGCGAACTCAACCTCAACACCGTGTGCGAAGAGGCCGCCTGCCCCAATATCGGCGAGTGCTGGGAGAAGAAGCACGCCACTGTCATGATCCTGGGCGACGTGTGCACCCGCGCCTGCGCGTTCTGCAACGTGAAGACGGGGATGCCCCGTCTGGTCGATCCGATGGAGCCGGAGAACGTCGCGGTCGCGGCGGGCAAGATGGGGCTGGAGCATATCGTCATCACCAGCGTCGATCGCGACGACCTGCCCGATGGCGGGGCGGGGCAGTTCGTGAAGGTGATCGAGGCGCTGCGGCGCGAAACGCCCGGCACGACCATCGAAATCCTGACCCCCGACTTCCGCGGCAAGATGCGCCCGGCGATCGAGGCGATCTGTGCGGCCGGACCCGACGTGTTCAACCATAATCTGGAAACCGTTCCGCGCCTCTACCCGACGATCCGCCCGGGCGCGCGCTATTACGCCTCGCTCCGCCTGCTGGAGGAGGTGAAAGCTCACGATCCGCTGATCTTCACCAAGTCCGGCATGATGATGGGGCTGGGCGAGCAGCGGCTGGAGGTCCATCAGGTGATGGACGACATGCGCAGCGCCGGAATCGATTTCATCACCCTGGGCCAGTATCTACAGCCCACCCCGCGTCATGCGAAGGTGGAGGATTTCGTGACCCCGAAGGCGTTCGATGCCTTCGGTGCGATCGCCCGGGCCAAGGGGTTCCTGCAGGTCGCGTCCAGCCCGCTGACCCGGTCGAGCTATCACGCAGGCGACGACTTCGCCCAGATGAAGGCCGCGCGCGAAGCGAAGCTGGCGAAGGCGGAGGGCCGGCGCGAGGAGGCCGTCTGATGCCCGGGATTCGCGAGACGCGCGAATTGCCCTTCACCTGCGAGCAGATGTTCGATCTGGTCGCCGATGTGGGGCGGTACCAGGAATTCCTGCCGTGGGTGATCGCGACGCGCGTGCGCTCCGACAAAGAAACCGAGATGGTCGCCGACATGGTCGTGGGCTTCAAAGCGATCCGGGAGCGGTTCACGTCGCGGGTCGAGAAGGACCGACCGCATTTCCTGAAGGTAAACTACGTCGACGGGCCGCTGCGCGATCTCGAAAACGAATGGCGCTTCGAACCCACTGCCGATGGTGGCTGTCGCATCAATTTCTGCGTCCAGTTCACCTTCAAGAACAGGGTCTTCGAAGCGCTGGCGGGCCAGTATTTCGACCGCGCGTTCCGCCGCATGGTGGAGGCGTTCGAAAAACGCGCCCAGGCGCTTTACGGCAGCAGCAGTTCCAGCGCGCACAGCGTCGCCTGACGGCGAATCTCGGCGCGGGTCGAGCCGTCGAACTTGCGCATCTCACCCTCCGGCTGACCGCCGTCTGAGGAGCTCTTCTTCGCCCGCGCGAATACTACTGTTCCGACCGGCTTCGTATCGGTGCCGCCGCCAGGTCCCGCGATTCCGCTGATCGCAACCGCAACGTCCGCCCCGCTGCGTTCGAGCGCGCCCTGCGCCATCGCCCAGACACACGCAATCGACACCGCGCCGAAGGTTTCGATGATGTCGG
Above is a genomic segment from Erythrobacter sp. 3-20A1M containing:
- a CDS encoding carbonic anhydrase translates to MIQTDSPDLDALIKGYRDFREKGWAPYRKRWAELRQGQNPQVMVIACSDSRVDPAQIFDVDPGQIFVVRNVAALVPPFETTPGQHGVSAALEFAVQVLKVKEIVVMGHGMCGGCEAALSRSMEGTEPGNGGFIAQWIKLLDGARDKVTEQQGTEGKEARRAMEMEAVKVSLENLRTFPCVQAKEGRGDLSLRGAYFAISDGLLHLLDDESGKFSAIT
- the lipA gene encoding lipoyl synthase, with the protein product MNDLSSAPTTPADRPQRTRKPDWIRVKAPVGKGYHETRKLMRELNLNTVCEEAACPNIGECWEKKHATVMILGDVCTRACAFCNVKTGMPRLVDPMEPENVAVAAGKMGLEHIVITSVDRDDLPDGGAGQFVKVIEALRRETPGTTIEILTPDFRGKMRPAIEAICAAGPDVFNHNLETVPRLYPTIRPGARYYASLRLLEEVKAHDPLIFTKSGMMMGLGEQRLEVHQVMDDMRSAGIDFITLGQYLQPTPRHAKVEDFVTPKAFDAFGAIARAKGFLQVASSPLTRSSYHAGDDFAQMKAAREAKLAKAEGRREEAV
- a CDS encoding NYN domain-containing protein, coding for MSEMDAKNIALLIDADNVNPSGINAVLTVLAELGQVNIRRAYGNWAKDALKKWGDITNRFGIQPHQQFDLTRGKNATDMAMTIDAVDLLYQGKVDGFGIMSSDSDFTPLVTRLRQDGLPVYCFGDKKTPEALQSACTRFIDIDKLMKGEQRNGGGSAPSDEGERVDEDVITLLGDAWKASSRDEDGFARLQEVGQIAGNRSSFDVRNFGFKRLSELVRSLDRFELRRGEDNQLYVKRLR
- a CDS encoding CinA family protein produces the protein MPAEHLLPDDICLLAQQVVTANTEAGRKVTVAESCTGGLVSAALTEVPGSSAVFERGYVTYANSSKEEMLNVSSDIIETFGAVSIACVWAMAQGALERSGADVAVAISGIAGPGGGTDTKPVGTVVFARAKKSSSDGGQPEGEMRKFDGSTRAEIRRQATLCALELLLP
- a CDS encoding type II toxin-antitoxin system RatA family toxin → MPGIRETRELPFTCEQMFDLVADVGRYQEFLPWVIATRVRSDKETEMVADMVVGFKAIRERFTSRVEKDRPHFLKVNYVDGPLRDLENEWRFEPTADGGCRINFCVQFTFKNRVFEALAGQYFDRAFRRMVEAFEKRAQALYGSSSSSAHSVA